The following coding sequences are from one Acidobacteriota bacterium window:
- a CDS encoding sialidase family protein, translating into MLSRVRVNPPGVQAFVETFFSHNQLKLDPGGDLIIGFAAVRDTNKAKDTDVFVSRFVRSEDRWSSPVPIAGGPDLERSPTIRIDGKSGAIHAAWVGNRRQKAGGPRSELRVGYRRSEDEGNTWTPPRFFAVGTALARRPQLMGGGKGRLYLVISNGHPGGQERIHLFQSPDGGKDWRPVDVNFPEEEKRRDTGSPHLEAGPDNRAYLVWADPTKGRRAVVFSRTTGESTWSPPVRVNDDASMNCMEPRLAVHGDSVYVAWHVVDGDRTTLYFDQSPDGGATWNEDQVIFDRKALSVQASLQTFDSGILAGWVESETQMGRTNRNLSYRLYSPAIGWTAPKGERDSLAGAHGPGRFYYGFDLLPWEKGCLVAYSKGALGLSPEIYLAWSRDLNAGFSELMKISAPKKGFEHLYPRLIRSGDNEVAVVYNRRKIRRSPFEPRVILGDVLVARIGIP; encoded by the coding sequence TTGCTGTCCCGTGTTCGGGTCAACCCGCCGGGAGTCCAGGCCTTCGTTGAGACCTTCTTCTCCCACAATCAATTGAAACTGGATCCCGGGGGGGATCTGATCATCGGTTTTGCTGCAGTTCGGGACACCAATAAGGCAAAAGATACGGATGTCTTCGTGTCGCGCTTCGTCCGCTCCGAGGACCGTTGGAGCTCTCCGGTTCCCATTGCCGGGGGCCCGGATCTCGAACGTTCGCCGACGATCCGGATCGATGGGAAATCGGGTGCGATCCACGCGGCCTGGGTTGGCAATAGGCGGCAGAAGGCGGGCGGACCCCGAAGCGAGCTCCGGGTTGGTTACCGGCGATCGGAGGATGAAGGGAATACTTGGACGCCACCTCGGTTTTTTGCCGTCGGGACGGCGCTCGCTCGGCGGCCGCAGTTGATGGGCGGCGGCAAGGGTCGCTTGTACCTGGTCATTTCCAATGGTCACCCCGGCGGACAGGAACGCATCCATCTGTTTCAGAGCCCTGACGGCGGCAAGGACTGGCGTCCGGTGGACGTCAACTTCCCGGAAGAAGAGAAACGCCGGGACACCGGATCACCCCATTTGGAGGCCGGGCCGGACAACCGGGCCTACTTGGTTTGGGCCGACCCGACAAAGGGACGAAGGGCAGTCGTATTCAGCAGGACGACGGGAGAATCCACCTGGTCACCGCCCGTCCGAGTCAACGACGATGCTTCCATGAACTGCATGGAGCCCCGGTTGGCCGTGCACGGCGATTCGGTTTACGTCGCTTGGCACGTGGTCGACGGGGACCGCACCACTCTCTACTTCGACCAGTCGCCGGATGGCGGCGCTACCTGGAACGAGGACCAGGTGATATTCGACCGGAAGGCGCTGTCGGTCCAGGCTTCGCTCCAAACCTTCGACAGTGGAATCCTGGCCGGCTGGGTCGAATCGGAAACCCAGATGGGCCGGACGAATCGGAATCTCTCCTATCGCCTCTATTCTCCTGCCATCGGCTGGACGGCCCCGAAAGGGGAGAGGGACTCCCTGGCGGGAGCCCATGGGCCCGGCCGGTTCTACTACGGCTTCGATCTGCTGCCTTGGGAGAAAGGATGCCTGGTGGCCTATTCCAAGGGGGCATTGGGCTTGTCGCCGGAGATCTACCTTGCCTGGAGTCGCGACCTGAACGCCGGCTTCTCGGAACTGATGAAAATAAGTGCGCCAAAAAAGGGTTTCGAGCATCTATATCCACGATTGATCCGTTCGGGCGACAACGAGGTCGCCGTGGTCTACAACCGGCGGAAGATCCGCCGGTCGCCCTTTGAGCCACGGGTCATCTTGGGAGATGTACTGGTGGCTCGAATCGGAATACCGTAG
- a CDS encoding fibronectin type III domain-containing protein encodes MLRRDSGQSVSFRDGFRSRDYFHMGRGLLPVLAVMLLAAPQLAMAQGGLAVTVDPRTLEVTEEGATGQYTVVLDVEPSDNVTITVVGAPVNGTAGADITVSTTSLTFMAPTKPGGDDGTWNTAQPVTVTANADADAVSETVTLTHTAVIGDDGDSIALSNSSVRVTANDNEMREVTVVQPTGTLNEAGSVTYTVVLTSEPTDTVTVDVGGISGELTVSPSRLFFTADNYSTPETVTVYAGEDLDADDDMATLTHTVRGGDYTGVSAAPVPVTVDDNDEHGVTVTPTALDVAVGARGTFTVVLNTRPAGSVRITVTEPTPGVDDFRVSPSSVSFSSSNWNRPQTVTVLVDSDFDNSATPSVALANAIDTSSSSSDAGYDGETVDPVTVTVSDSMPGVRLSRTSMTINEGGTATYTVRLASAPTADTTVGVSVPTGLGFSADPTSLDFTAPNGGTSNWNTAQTVTVSAADDENAVQETVTITHTIGTAIVANGILRATVRESHTRGVTINPTSLEVTEGGSGSYSVVLDSEPVDDHNSDTAANSVTVTIAGVSGDVTVLPSQLVFTGGTGGTWSTAQEVQVSAENDDDGETDAPVTLSHTVRGSDYEGTRAGSVRVTIKEIHSRGLIVDTMPADEAVTSSLTVAEGATGMYSVMLESQPTGTVTVTVRGASGDVSVSPSSLTFTTSNWDDAQMVEVKAGQDADAEPDPVVTLTHAASGGGYSGVTGGMVTVTITEDDTHKKGVIVTPTALTVTEGGAAERYTLVLGTEPTGNVTITLGRTDTSTESLVATPTTLTFTRGNWNIPQPVTVRAPEDNNATGGTVTLTHEVNGGGYDLEMPSNVVVQVSDNDSAAIILSTMTLEMGQGMRRTYTVALGSEPADNETVNITGAPSGVSVGPAALVFTPANWSTPRTVTVHALATADTGAASLLHAADNFENQTLTLDVKDSDTPGVAINPTSLNITEGGSDSYTVVLTSEPTATVHVNVEVTGASDDVRLNRTRLSFSTGNWDREQTVTVTLAEDDDAVADGQVTLTHTSSGADEYEDTDATTDGVQAVDISPVTVTLAENDMTGVTANPTALTVAAGSSGTYRVHLMSEPLDAVTVTVNSPSEDITVAGSPLVFNPDDWNQGKTVTVSVAADAGTEEEQSFMLTHDVTGSSDYAGLEGPTVALTIPVQGAPSTPRGLTAEAGDQSVRLTWRAPANNGGSAIVRYEVRHQEVGGSYGAWSTVPGGATATSTTVGNLENGKDYEFQVRAANAVAAGQPATASATLAESAPGAPASFTATAGDEQVALSWGAASGSGSDILRYEYRYAAAGRAYDDAWTTVSGAGNARSVTVSNLTNGTEYRFQVRAVNSIGDGTAAEARATPGRAPTAPTGVTARVESETITVKWGMPADTGGSDITGYQVRYRMNGSGWSSWRTVAGGGSATSYTMTGLTNGIGHEIQVAAVNAIGRGAVASVEATPMEGLNFAHFANGTAGEVTITSDIVLVNVETSAVTPAIYFYNQMGDMIDADSVVDVTGDLMVNGDGALTVPMGIPSRGEMTISTNGEGALVVGSARVFGTGRLGGVLRFDIPAVGVAGVGASEPVSDAIFPARRMIGGVRTGAAIRNLSADDMTVTCMLMQGGEVMDTAPIMLDGDGHHSAFIDEMFPGADTVDFVGSVRCTAPDDGMFVGVALEMDAANGIFTTLPMVPLGSGAGSCNSTLNFAHFANGDFGGTATSSDLVFVNVATSAVAPAIHFFDQMGNMIDAAMVVDATMDGVEVADGVLMVTDEIPVMGEMTVTTSGMGEGMVGSVRVVSDGPIGGVLRFNIPSIGVAGVGASDAVNAAIFPARRMAAGINTGAAIRNLMADMTSVTCRLMMGGQRLGEKVINLPGNGQNSEFINEMFANANTDDFTGSVHCTAPSGSMFTGVALEMDFNNGIFTTLPVVPVR; translated from the coding sequence ATGTTGAGACGTGATTCCGGTCAATCCGTATCGTTCCGTGACGGTTTCAGGAGCCGTGACTACTTCCACATGGGGAGAGGCCTCCTTCCCGTCCTGGCCGTGATGCTGCTGGCCGCGCCGCAACTGGCCATGGCCCAAGGCGGCTTGGCCGTGACCGTGGATCCGAGGACGCTGGAGGTTACGGAAGAAGGGGCCACAGGACAGTATACGGTCGTGCTGGACGTGGAACCGTCCGACAACGTGACCATCACGGTAGTGGGCGCACCGGTCAACGGGACCGCGGGCGCGGACATTACCGTGTCCACCACCTCGCTCACCTTCATGGCGCCCACGAAACCAGGTGGAGACGATGGCACCTGGAACACGGCTCAGCCGGTGACGGTGACTGCGAACGCCGACGCTGACGCGGTATCGGAGACCGTGACCCTCACCCACACGGCGGTCATTGGCGACGATGGCGATTCCATAGCCTTGTCGAACTCGTCCGTGCGGGTGACGGCCAACGACAACGAAATGCGCGAAGTGACGGTGGTCCAGCCGACGGGTACGCTGAACGAGGCCGGGAGCGTCACTTACACGGTGGTGCTCACCAGCGAGCCCACGGACACGGTGACCGTGGACGTGGGAGGGATTTCGGGCGAGCTCACGGTGAGTCCTTCGCGGCTCTTCTTCACGGCCGACAACTACAGCACGCCTGAGACGGTGACGGTGTACGCGGGTGAGGATCTCGACGCCGACGACGATATGGCGACCCTCACGCATACCGTGCGGGGCGGCGACTATACCGGCGTGTCGGCGGCTCCCGTACCGGTGACAGTCGATGACAACGACGAGCATGGCGTGACGGTGACGCCAACGGCGCTAGACGTCGCTGTCGGCGCAAGGGGGACGTTTACCGTCGTGCTGAACACGCGTCCGGCGGGCTCGGTGCGGATCACGGTGACTGAACCAACGCCAGGGGTCGATGATTTCAGAGTCAGCCCGTCCAGCGTGAGTTTCTCGTCGAGCAATTGGAATCGACCGCAGACGGTCACGGTTCTGGTCGACTCCGATTTCGATAACAGCGCTACACCATCTGTGGCACTGGCGAACGCGATCGACACTTCTTCGAGCAGCAGCGACGCAGGATACGACGGTGAGACGGTAGATCCTGTCACCGTCACGGTCTCCGATTCGATGCCGGGCGTCCGTTTGAGTCGAACCTCGATGACCATAAACGAGGGCGGGACGGCGACATACACCGTTAGACTGGCCAGCGCGCCTACAGCGGACACGACCGTAGGAGTGTCTGTCCCGACGGGTTTGGGCTTTAGCGCGGACCCGACTTCACTGGACTTTACGGCGCCCAATGGCGGCACCAGCAATTGGAATACGGCGCAGACTGTGACCGTGTCTGCGGCCGACGACGAAAATGCGGTGCAGGAGACGGTCACGATTACGCACACGATCGGCACCGCCATCGTCGCCAACGGTATCTTGCGGGCGACGGTGCGGGAGAGCCACACGCGCGGCGTGACGATCAACCCAACGTCGCTTGAAGTCACCGAGGGCGGGAGCGGGAGTTACAGTGTCGTGCTCGATTCCGAGCCGGTCGACGATCACAATAGTGATACCGCCGCCAACAGCGTGACGGTGACCATAGCTGGAGTTTCGGGTGACGTGACCGTGTTGCCTTCGCAGCTCGTCTTCACCGGTGGCACCGGTGGCACCTGGTCCACCGCGCAGGAAGTTCAGGTTTCCGCCGAAAACGACGACGACGGAGAAACCGATGCGCCGGTGACGTTGAGCCACACAGTGCGCGGCTCGGACTACGAAGGCACGAGGGCGGGTAGCGTCCGGGTGACGATTAAGGAAATCCATAGCCGCGGCCTCATTGTGGATACGATGCCGGCTGACGAGGCTGTCACCTCATCCCTGACCGTTGCAGAAGGCGCGACCGGCATGTACTCGGTGATGTTGGAATCGCAGCCCACCGGCACCGTGACCGTAACGGTGCGCGGCGCGTCGGGCGACGTCTCCGTGTCTCCGTCGAGCCTGACCTTCACCACCAGCAATTGGGACGATGCGCAAATGGTGGAGGTGAAGGCGGGTCAGGACGCCGACGCGGAGCCGGATCCAGTGGTTACGCTGACCCATGCGGCCAGCGGAGGCGGATATTCCGGCGTGACCGGAGGCATGGTGACGGTTACGATTACCGAAGACGACACCCACAAGAAGGGTGTGATTGTGACTCCGACGGCGCTCACTGTGACCGAAGGAGGAGCGGCCGAAAGGTATACGCTGGTTCTGGGCACGGAGCCCACCGGCAACGTGACGATAACGTTGGGCCGCACGGATACCTCGACCGAGTCGCTGGTGGCGACTCCCACGACCCTGACCTTCACTCGGGGCAACTGGAACATTCCACAGCCGGTGACGGTGAGGGCCCCCGAGGACAACAATGCGACGGGCGGAACAGTTACACTGACCCACGAGGTCAACGGCGGCGGTTACGACCTTGAGATGCCGTCGAACGTGGTGGTGCAGGTCAGCGATAACGACTCGGCGGCAATCATCCTGAGTACCATGACGCTTGAGATGGGCCAGGGGATGCGCCGCACTTACACGGTTGCGCTCGGTTCCGAACCGGCCGACAACGAGACGGTCAACATTACCGGTGCACCCAGTGGCGTATCGGTGGGCCCGGCTGCCCTGGTGTTCACACCGGCTAACTGGTCCACTCCGCGGACGGTGACCGTGCACGCGCTCGCCACCGCGGACACCGGAGCAGCCTCTCTATTGCACGCCGCAGACAACTTTGAAAATCAAACCCTTACGTTGGACGTCAAGGACAGTGACACCCCCGGAGTCGCCATCAACCCGACGTCGCTCAATATCACGGAAGGCGGCAGCGACTCCTACACCGTGGTGCTGACTTCGGAGCCGACGGCGACCGTACACGTGAACGTGGAAGTCACCGGCGCGTCCGATGACGTTCGGTTGAACCGGACGCGGCTGAGTTTCTCCACCGGCAATTGGGACCGGGAGCAGACGGTGACCGTGACTCTGGCGGAAGACGACGACGCGGTTGCGGACGGCCAGGTCACTTTGACCCACACGTCGAGCGGCGCGGACGAATACGAAGATACCGACGCGACCACCGACGGAGTGCAGGCGGTGGATATTTCGCCCGTGACCGTGACCCTCGCGGAAAACGACATGACGGGCGTGACGGCGAATCCCACTGCATTGACCGTTGCTGCGGGATCCAGTGGGACCTACAGAGTCCACCTGATGTCGGAGCCCCTCGACGCCGTGACGGTGACGGTGAACAGCCCGTCCGAAGACATCACGGTGGCCGGGTCGCCTCTGGTCTTCAATCCGGATGATTGGAACCAGGGAAAGACCGTGACGGTGAGTGTGGCCGCCGACGCCGGAACGGAGGAAGAACAGTCCTTCATGCTCACGCATGATGTGACGGGCAGCAGCGACTACGCGGGCCTCGAGGGTCCCACCGTGGCTCTGACCATCCCGGTGCAGGGCGCTCCCAGCACCCCCAGGGGATTGACGGCGGAAGCCGGTGACCAGAGCGTGCGCTTGACTTGGAGAGCGCCGGCCAACAATGGAGGGTCGGCGATCGTCCGCTACGAGGTCCGCCACCAGGAGGTCGGCGGAAGCTACGGCGCATGGTCCACCGTTCCCGGCGGCGCGACTGCCACCAGCACCACCGTTGGGAATTTGGAGAACGGAAAGGACTACGAATTCCAGGTGCGGGCGGCGAACGCCGTCGCTGCGGGGCAGCCGGCCACGGCCAGCGCCACGCTGGCGGAATCCGCTCCGGGTGCGCCGGCCAGCTTCACGGCCACCGCCGGTGACGAGCAGGTTGCTCTGAGCTGGGGCGCGGCGTCTGGCAGCGGTTCGGACATCCTGCGCTATGAATACCGCTACGCCGCGGCCGGCCGGGCCTACGACGACGCGTGGACGACCGTCAGCGGCGCCGGGAACGCCAGGAGCGTCACGGTTTCCAACCTCACCAACGGCACGGAATACCGATTCCAGGTGCGGGCGGTGAACAGTATCGGCGACGGCACCGCTGCCGAAGCCAGAGCCACGCCGGGCCGCGCGCCGACCGCGCCGACGGGCGTGACGGCGAGAGTCGAAAGCGAGACCATCACGGTGAAGTGGGGCATGCCGGCCGACACCGGCGGCTCCGACATCACCGGCTACCAGGTGCGCTACCGCATGAACGGTAGTGGCTGGAGCAGTTGGAGGACGGTGGCTGGCGGCGGAAGCGCCACCAGCTACACCATGACGGGCCTGACCAACGGGATCGGCCATGAGATCCAGGTCGCAGCGGTGAACGCCATCGGGCGCGGCGCCGTCGCCTCGGTCGAGGCCACGCCCATGGAGGGTCTCAACTTCGCCCACTTTGCCAACGGCACGGCGGGTGAGGTGACCATCACGTCCGACATCGTGCTGGTGAACGTGGAGACCTCCGCGGTGACCCCGGCCATCTACTTCTACAACCAGATGGGCGACATGATCGACGCCGACTCGGTGGTGGATGTGACGGGAGACCTGATGGTCAATGGCGACGGCGCCTTGACCGTTCCCATGGGGATCCCGAGCCGAGGCGAAATGACAATTTCGACCAACGGCGAAGGCGCCCTGGTGGTCGGATCGGCGAGGGTGTTCGGCACCGGCCGCCTGGGAGGCGTGCTGCGCTTCGACATCCCGGCCGTTGGAGTCGCCGGCGTGGGAGCCAGCGAGCCCGTCAGCGACGCCATCTTCCCGGCTCGCCGGATGATCGGTGGAGTCAGAACCGGAGCGGCGATCCGCAACCTCAGCGCGGATGACATGACCGTGACCTGCATGCTGATGCAGGGCGGCGAGGTCATGGATACGGCCCCGATCATGCTGGACGGCGACGGCCATCACTCCGCGTTCATCGACGAGATGTTCCCGGGCGCCGATACGGTCGACTTCGTGGGATCGGTGCGTTGCACCGCCCCCGACGACGGCATGTTCGTCGGAGTCGCCCTGGAAATGGATGCCGCCAACGGCATTTTCACCACCCTCCCGATGGTGCCTCTGGGGTCCGGCGCCGGCAGCTGTAATTCGACGCTCAACTTCGCACACTTCGCCAACGGCGATTTCGGCGGAACGGCGACGAGTTCCGACCTGGTCTTCGTCAACGTGGCCACCTCGGCGGTGGCCCCGGCCATCCACTTCTTCGACCAGATGGGCAACATGATCGATGCCGCGATGGTCGTGGACGCCACGATGGACGGAGTCGAGGTCGCCGACGGTGTCCTGATGGTGACGGACGAGATCCCGGTCATGGGTGAAATGACCGTCACCACCAGTGGCATGGGCGAGGGCATGGTCGGCTCGGTGAGAGTCGTCTCTGACGGACCCATCGGCGGTGTCCTCCGCTTCAATATCCCCAGCATCGGGGTTGCCGGAGTGGGAGCCAGCGATGCCGTGAACGCAGCCATCTTCCCGGCCCGCCGCATGGCGGCCGGCATCAACACCGGCGCCGCCATCCGCAACCTCATGGCGGATATGACGTCGGTGACCTGCCGCTTGATGATGGGCGGTCAGAGGCTGGGTGAGAAGGTGATCAATCTACCTGGCAACGGCCAGAACTCCGAGTTCATCAACGAGATGTTCGCCAACGCCAACACGGACGACTTCACTGGCTCGGTCCACTGCACCGCGCCGTCGGGGTCCATGTTTACCGGCGTGGCTCTGGAGATGGATTTCAACAACGGGATCTTCACCACCCTCCCGGTGGTTCCGGTCCGGTAA